A genomic stretch from Taeniopygia guttata chromosome 9, bTaeGut7.mat, whole genome shotgun sequence includes:
- the ST6GAL1 gene encoding beta-galactoside alpha-2,6-sialyltransferase 1 (The RefSeq protein has 2 substitutions compared to this genomic sequence), whose translation MVHINVLKKFMCVLVVVLVALTVCLWRETRRNYYDPLKTRNDDLQGHRSLEKWNTVKSQGLFHEAASELGQVSKTWLGTQNKVKGSTSETDEKSKKAVFGKVWDKDSSSRNLIPRLQKVRKNYLAMNKYNVTYNGKRNAKLSPEQLLCQLRDRVNVTMIQRSDGPFGTSEWQQYLPGKSLSEAVGHLGCCAVVSSAGSLKSSHLGQEIDSHDAVLRFNGAPVRGFQDDVGQKTTIRLVNSQLVTVEEQQFLREPLYNTGILIVWDPAPYHAEIREWYRKPDYNFFESYKAYRRAHPEQPFYILNPKMQWQLWDILQENSLEHIQPNPPSSGMLGIVLMMTLCDQVDVYEFLPSKRQTDICHYYQKFHDHACTMGAYHPLLFEKNLVKHMNQGTDEDIYTHGKVTLPGFRKVHC comes from the exons ATGGTTCACATCAATGTGTTGAAAAAGTTCATGTGTGTTCTTGTGGTGGTCCTGGTAGCACTGACAGTTTGCCTGTGGAGAGAAACGAGAAGAAACTACTATGATCCTTTGAAGACCAGGAATGATGATTTGCAGGGGCACAGGAGTTTGGAGAAGTGGAACACTGTTAAATCACAAGGCCTTTTCCATGAAGCAGCCAGTGAACTGGGGCAGGTATCCAAAACGTGGCTTGGTACCCAAAACAAAGTAAAGGGCAGCACCTCTGAGACAGATGAAAAGTCCAAGAAAGCAGTCTTTGGAAAGGTATGGGATAAGGACAGTTCATCCAGAAATCTCATACCCAGGCTGCAGAAGGTCAGGAAAAACTACCTGGCCATGAACAAGTACAATGTGACTTACAACGGGAAGAGGAATGCTAAGCTCAGCCCAGAGCAGTTGCTGTGCCAGCTGCGGGACAGAGTCAATGTGACCATGATCCAGAGGTCGGATGGTCCTTTTGGTACCTCTGAGTGGCAGCAATACCTGCCAGGGAAAAGCCTCAGTGAAGCAGTGGGACACCTGGGTTGCTGTGCTGTTGTGTCCTCAGCAGGGTCTCTGAAATCATCTCGCCTGGGACAAGAAATAG ACAGCCACGACGCCGTCTTGCGCTTCAATGGGGCTCCTGTCAGGGGCTTTCAGGATGATGTGGGGCAAAAGACAACAATTCGTCTTGTGAATTCCCAG CTTGTAACTGTTGAAGAGCAGCAGTTCCTGAGGGAACCATTATATAACACTGGAATCTTAATTGTCTGGGATCCAGCACCATATCATGCAGAAATTCATGAG tGGTACAGAAAACCAGATTACAACTTTTTTGAAAGCTATAAGGCGTATCGTAGAGCACATCCAGAGCAGCCCTTCTACATCCTGAATCCCAAAATGCAGTGGCAACTCTGGGATATTCTGCAGGAGAATTCCCTGGAGCATATTCAGCCTAATCCACCATCATCAGGAATGCTTG GCATCGTGCTGATGATGACGCTGTGTGACCAGGTGGACGTGTACGAGTTCCTGCCCTCCAAGCGGCAGACAGACATCTGCCACTATTACCAGAAGTTCCACGACCACGCCTGCACCATGGGAGCTTACCACCCCCTCCTGTTTGAGAAGAACTTGGTGAAGCACATGAACCAGGGCACGGATGAGGACATCTACACTCACGGCAAAGTCACCCTGCCTGGCTTCCGAAAAGTGCATTGCTGA
- the ST6GAL1 gene encoding beta-galactoside alpha-2,6-sialyltransferase 1 isoform X1 encodes MVHINVLKKFMCVLVVVLVALTVCLWRETRRNYYDPLKTRNDDLQGHRSLEKWNTVKSQGLFHEAASELGQVSKTWLGTQNKVKGSTSETDEKSKKAVFGKVWDKDSSSRNLIPRLQKVRKNYLAMNKYNVTYNGKRNAKLSPEQLLCQLRDRVNVTMIQRSDGPFGTSEWQQYLPGKSLSEAVGHLGCCAVVSSAGSLKSSRLGQEIDSHDAVLRFNGAPVRGFQDDVGQKTTIRLVNSQLVTVEEQQFLREPLYNTGILIVWDPAPYHAEIHEWYRKPDYNFFESYKAYRRAHPEQPFYILNPKMQWQLWDILQENSLEHIQPNPPSSGMLGIVLMMTLCDQVDVYEFLPSKRQTDICHYYQKFHDHACTMGAYHPLLFEKNLVKHMNQGTDEDIYTHGKVTLPGFRKVHC; translated from the exons ATGGTTCACATCAATGTGTTGAAAAAGTTCATGTGTGTTCTTGTGGTGGTCCTGGTAGCACTGACAGTTTGCCTGTGGAGAGAAACGAGAAGAAACTACTATGATCCTTTGAAGACCAGGAATGATGATTTGCAGGGGCACAGGAGTTTGGAGAAGTGGAACACTGTTAAATCACAAGGCCTTTTCCATGAAGCAGCCAGTGAACTGGGGCAGGTATCCAAAACGTGGCTTGGTACCCAAAACAAAGTAAAGGGCAGCACCTCTGAGACAGATGAAAAGTCCAAGAAAGCAGTCTTTGGAAAGGTATGGGATAAGGACAGTTCATCCAGAAATCTCATACCCAGGCTGCAGAAGGTCAGGAAAAACTACCTGGCCATGAACAAGTACAATGTGACTTACAACGGGAAGAGGAATGCTAAGCTCAGCCCAGAGCAGTTGCTGTGCCAGCTGCGGGACAGAGTCAATGTGACCATGATCCAGAGGTCGGATGGTCCTTTTGGTACCTCTGAGTGGCAGCAATACCTGCCAGGGAAAAGCCTCAGTGAAGCAGTGGGACACCTGGGTTGCTGTGCTGTTGTGTCCTCAGCAGGGTCTCTGAAATCATCTCGCCTGGGACAAGAAATAG ACAGCCACGACGCCGTCTTGCGCTTCAATGGGGCTCCTGTCAGGGGCTTTCAGGATGATGTGGGGCAAAAGACAACAATTCGTCTTGTGAATTCCCAG CTTGTAACTGTTGAAGAGCAGCAGTTCCTGAGGGAACCATTATATAACACTGGAATCTTAATTGTCTGGGATCCAGCACCATATCATGCAGAAATTCATGAG tGGTACAGAAAACCAGATTACAACTTTTTTGAAAGCTATAAGGCGTATCGTAGAGCACATCCAGAGCAGCCCTTCTACATCCTGAATCCCAAAATGCAGTGGCAACTCTGGGATATTCTGCAGGAGAATTCCCTGGAGCATATTCAGCCTAATCCACCATCATCAGGAATGCTTG GCATCGTGCTGATGATGACGCTGTGTGACCAGGTGGACGTGTACGAGTTCCTGCCCTCCAAGCGGCAGACAGACATCTGCCACTATTACCAGAAGTTCCACGACCACGCCTGCACCATGGGAGCTTACCACCCCCTCCTGTTTGAGAAGAACTTGGTGAAGCACATGAACCAGGGCACGGATGAGGACATCTACACTCACGGCAAAGTCACCCTGCCTGGCTTCCGAAAAGTGCATTGCTGA